The proteins below are encoded in one region of Sulfolobus islandicus Y.N.15.51:
- a CDS encoding phosphoribosyltransferase family protein, translating into MEIFMMQDSQIKEKELRLRLFSVDILKELKNIYTYKELSNFFNIQESLICRYVNGRTIPSERQALEIVTRIKNKEFLYNFFIRKIRVYEDDFIDVSNLLFYPNLLRTFLELYLIKLNKVNDITKVVGIASNGIPFATIVASILEKPLIISKKHKDSTQIQYIEENIRESNGVISTIYLRGDYISKKDKILIVDDVIRSGKTLLSLYNLIGKANANVVGALIIATNTDIWKYKFANKDINLMVLFKV; encoded by the coding sequence ATGGAGATTTTTATGATGCAGGATAGTCAAATAAAGGAAAAAGAATTACGGCTTAGGCTATTTAGTGTTGATATCTTAAAAGAATTGAAAAATATTTATACTTATAAAGAATTATCTAATTTCTTCAATATTCAAGAAAGTTTGATATGTAGATACGTTAATGGGAGAACAATACCTAGCGAGAGACAAGCTTTAGAAATCGTTACAAGGATAAAGAATAAGGAGTTTCTATATAATTTCTTTATAAGAAAAATAAGAGTTTATGAAGATGATTTCATAGATGTATCTAACCTACTATTTTATCCTAACTTGCTAAGAACATTTCTGGAATTATATTTAATTAAGTTAAATAAAGTTAATGATATAACAAAAGTAGTAGGTATTGCATCAAACGGAATCCCATTTGCTACAATAGTAGCTTCAATATTAGAAAAACCTCTCATAATATCGAAAAAACATAAGGACTCTACTCAGATACAATATATTGAGGAAAATATCAGAGAAAGCAATGGCGTAATTTCAACAATTTACTTAAGAGGAGATTACATTTCAAAAAAAGATAAAATACTTATAGTCGATGATGTAATTAGAAGTGGAAAAACACTGCTTTCACTTTATAATTTAATAGGTAAAGCAAATGCAAATGTAGTAGGTGCTCTTATAATAGCAACTAATACTGATATTTGGAAGTATAAATTCGCAAACAAAGATATAAATCTTATGGTGCTTTTTAAAGTATGA
- the gatB gene encoding Asp-tRNA(Asn)/Glu-tRNA(Gln) amidotransferase subunit GatB: MDDDVKIGLEVHVHITALKTKLFCSCPSDYTGKDPNTVTCPVCLGLPGAIPVLNENAVKYGILTALALNCQIAEKLIFDRKHYFYPDMSKNYQISQYDGPGSMAIAKDGYIKLNDKIIRIRRINIEEDPAKIVYPTGSILTSKYTLLDYNRSGTPLLEIVTEPDLRSAKEARFFLEKLRSILEHLGICDCSIEAAMKADVNISVKGGERVEVKNVGSPKDVEDAINYEIARQRASVLQGINIKRETRHWDNERRVTVPLRTKETEEDYRYFPDPDLPPYSITPELIEKFKREMPELPDQRAERFVKQYNITPYQAQVLVNEKALADLFEEITNKYKNYTKVANLLINDYMRWLNENNITVTQSKAKANHIIELFEYLDSGLISIKIIKELLPEMILTGKTPGQLIKEKGMTNIKDENYLEKIIDEVLNEEKEAVEKAKRDPKVVNYLVGMVMKKTGKRADPQMTVEMIKQKLGLA, from the coding sequence GTGGATGATGATGTAAAAATAGGATTGGAAGTTCATGTTCACATAACCGCGTTGAAAACTAAACTGTTCTGTTCATGTCCATCGGATTATACTGGAAAAGATCCAAACACAGTAACTTGTCCCGTATGTTTAGGATTACCTGGGGCTATTCCAGTATTGAATGAAAATGCAGTAAAATATGGCATCTTAACTGCATTAGCCCTTAACTGCCAAATTGCTGAGAAATTAATTTTTGATAGGAAACATTATTTTTATCCAGATATGTCTAAAAATTATCAAATATCTCAATATGATGGACCAGGTAGTATGGCCATAGCAAAAGACGGTTATATCAAATTAAACGATAAAATCATAAGAATTAGAAGAATAAATATAGAAGAAGATCCAGCAAAGATAGTCTACCCTACTGGTTCTATACTAACTAGCAAATATACGTTACTAGATTATAATAGATCAGGCACACCATTGTTAGAAATTGTGACAGAACCAGATCTAAGATCTGCTAAGGAAGCCAGATTCTTCTTAGAAAAATTAAGATCAATTCTAGAACATTTAGGTATATGTGATTGTAGTATTGAAGCTGCAATGAAAGCTGATGTAAATATATCAGTAAAAGGAGGAGAGAGAGTTGAGGTTAAGAATGTAGGTTCTCCTAAAGACGTGGAGGATGCTATAAATTATGAAATCGCAAGACAGAGAGCCAGTGTACTACAAGGTATCAACATAAAAAGAGAGACCAGACATTGGGATAACGAAAGAAGAGTTACAGTACCTTTACGAACTAAAGAAACAGAGGAGGATTATAGATACTTTCCAGATCCAGATTTACCACCATATTCAATAACACCAGAGCTTATCGAGAAATTTAAACGTGAAATGCCAGAGTTACCAGACCAGAGAGCAGAGAGATTTGTAAAACAATACAATATTACCCCGTATCAAGCTCAAGTTTTGGTTAATGAAAAAGCGTTAGCGGATTTATTTGAAGAAATTACAAACAAGTATAAAAACTATACTAAAGTTGCAAATCTACTAATTAACGATTACATGAGATGGCTTAATGAGAATAATATCACGGTAACCCAAAGTAAAGCTAAAGCTAATCATATTATCGAACTATTTGAATACTTAGATTCTGGCTTAATATCAATAAAAATAATAAAAGAGCTATTACCTGAAATGATCTTAACTGGAAAAACTCCGGGGCAACTGATTAAGGAAAAGGGCATGACAAACATTAAAGATGAAAATTACTTAGAAAAGATCATAGATGAAGTATTAAACGAAGAGAAAGAGGCTGTAGAGAAGGCTAAGAGAGATCCGAAAGTTGTGAATTATTTAGTAGGAATGGTAATGAAGAAAACGGGAAAAAGAGCAGATCCTCAAATGACAGTTGAAATGATAAAACAGAAGCTAGGTTTAGCTTAG
- a CDS encoding MBL fold metallo-hydrolase, giving the protein MSIAKIQRNVYAIGGRLIDDNDANAYLVYDDEKKYYTLIDTTTGVNIRYVIESLLEILKGKDKLKYVILTSCKFENSGGLYYIYNLFKPITIAHFPDSIMIRKGECGNRTYTPSPISLEIKQKQYILDNFLILLSKSITNGNIIVKYNDVLFSGSNTKITQYTKHIKYICDVNKCRSVSD; this is encoded by the coding sequence ATGAGTATAGCTAAAATTCAAAGAAACGTTTACGCCATAGGTGGTAGATTAATAGATGATAATGATGCCAATGCGTATCTAGTTTATGACGACGAAAAAAAATATTATACGCTTATTGACACTACAACTGGTGTTAACATTCGATATGTAATAGAGAGTCTTTTAGAAATCTTAAAAGGAAAGGACAAACTAAAATACGTCATATTAACAAGCTGTAAATTCGAAAATAGTGGTGGATTATACTATATTTATAATTTATTTAAACCAATTACAATAGCCCATTTTCCAGACTCTATAATGATCAGAAAAGGTGAGTGTGGAAATAGAACATACACTCCATCCCCAATATCGTTAGAAATTAAGCAAAAACAGTATATTTTGGATAATTTTTTAATACTTCTAAGTAAAAGTATCACTAATGGAAATATAATAGTAAAATATAATGATGTTTTGTTTTCTGGAAGTAATACAAAGATCACTCAATATACTAAACACATAAAATATATTTGCGATGTAAACAAATGTAGATCAGTGAGTGATTAG